The Oncorhynchus gorbuscha isolate QuinsamMale2020 ecotype Even-year linkage group LG06, OgorEven_v1.0, whole genome shotgun sequence sequence cagggaggaggtgagggccctcggagtgtggtgtcaggaaaataacctcacactcaacgtcaacaaaactaaggagatgattgtggacttcaggaaacagcagagggaacacccccctatccacatcgatggaacagtagtggagagggtagctagtttttaagttcctcggcatacacatcacagacaaactgaattggtccactcacactgacagcgtcgtgaagaagacgcagcagcgcctcttcaacctcaggaggctgaagaaattcggcttgtcaccaaaagcactcacaaacttctacagatgcacaaccgagagcatcctggcgggctgtatcaccgcctggtacggcaactgctccgcccacaaccgtaaggctctccagagggtagtgaggactgcacaacgcatcaccggggcaaactacctgccctccaggacacctacaccacccgatgttacaggaaggccataaagatcatcaaggacatcaaccacccgaaccactgcctgttcaccccgctatcatccagaaggcgaggtcagtacaggtgcatcaaagctgggaccgagagactgaaaaacagcttctatctcaaggccatcagactgttaaacagccaccactaacattgagtggctgctgccaacacactttaataatgggaattgatgggaaatgatgtaaatatatcactagccactttaaacaatgctaccttatataatgttacttaccctacattattcatctcatatgcatatgtatatactgtactctacatcatcgactgcatccttatgtaatacatgtatcactagccactttaactatgccactttgtttactttgtctacacactcatctcatatgtatatactgtactcgataccatctactgtatgctgctctgtaccatcactcattcatatatccttatgtacatattccttatccccttacactgtgtataagacagtagttttggaattgttagttagattacttgttggttatcactgcattgtcggaactagaagcacaagcatttcgctacactcgcattaacatctgctaaccatgtgtatgtgacaaataaaatttgatttgattatataatacagtgtgttctatatgatatgctctatataatacagtgtgttcgatatgatacagtgtgttctatatgatttgttcatatgatatgctctatataatacagtgtgttctatatgatttgttcatatgatatgttctatataatacagtgtgttctatatgatacagtgtgttctatatgatgtgttctatatgatatgctctatatattacaatgtgttctatatgatacattgtgttctatatgatttgttcatatgatacagtgtgttctatatgatatgctctatatattacagtgtgctctatatgatacattgtgttctatatgatttgttcatatgatacagtgtgttctatatgatatgctctatatattacagtgtgttctatatgatacattgtgttctatatgatttgttcatatgatatgctctatatattacagtgtgttctatatgatacagtgtgttctaaaTTATTTgttctatataatacagtgtgttgtATATTATGTGTTCTATATTATATGTTCTACATGATGTGTTCTCTATGATACAGTAGGGTCTATAGTGTTTTATATGTGGTCTTTTTTTaacgtaacctttatttaactaggtaagtcagttaagaacaaattcttattttcaatgacagcctaggaacagtgggttaactgtcttgttctggggcagaacgacatatttttatctcgtcagctcggggattcgatcttgcaacctttcggttactagtccaaagctcaaaccactaggctacctgccaacccatgatacagtatattccatatgatgtgttctatatgatacagtgtgttctatatgatacagtatattccatctgatgtgttctatatgatacagtatgctctatatgatacagtatattccatatgatgtgttctatatgatacagtatgttctatatgatacagtatgctctatatgatacagtatattccatatgatgtgttctatatgatacagtatgttctatatgatacagtatgctctatatgatacagtatattccatatgatgtgttctatatgatacagtatgttctatatgatacagtatattccatatgatgtgttctatatgatacagtatgttctatatgatacagtatattccatatgatgtgttctatatgatacagtatgttctatatgatacagtatattccatatgatgtgttctatatgatacagtatgttctatatgatacagtatattccatatgatgtgttctatatgatacagtatgttctatacaATATCGTCTCTATGGTAGTgtatgttctatatgatatgtTCTATATGACGAtttctatatgatacagtatgttctatatgatacattaaaattagtttttcaaccactccacaaatgtcttgttaacaaactatagttttggcaagtcggttagagatctactttgtgcatgacacaattaattTTTCAAATAATTATTTaacttctaattcactgtatcacaattccagtgggtcagaagtttacatacactatgttgacggtgcctttaaacagcatggaaaattccagaaaatgacatcatggctttagaagcttctgataggctaattgacaatttgagtcaattggaggtgtacctgtggatgtatttcaaggcctaccttcaaactcagtgcctctttgcttgacatcatgggaacatcaaaataaatcagccaagaccttagaaaaaaaatgtgtagacctccacaagtctggttcatccttgggggccTGACCTTGGgggcctgacctcaatcctatagaaaatatgtaggcagaactgaaaaagtgtgtgtgagcaaggaggcctacaaacctgactcagttacaccagctctgtcaggaggaatgggcaaaaattcacccaacttattgtgggaagcttgtggaaggctacccaaaatgtttcacctaagttaaacaatttaaaggcaatgctaccaaatactaattgagtgtatgtaaacttctgacccactgggaatgtgaagaaggatatgtatccaggcactctgcgatgcgtcgtgcataagaacatcccttatccatggtatattggccatataccacaccccctcgtgcctcaTTGCTTAATTAATGATATGTTCTATATGATAttttaagagagagaaagagaaagagagaaaggtgtCCTGGAGGACTTGGTAACAGTACAAGACAAATCTACCCTGTGGacaaaatgtgtgtgtatgcctaCGTGTGTTCCTCCCTACCTGTTCTTTGGCTTTGGACACCCAGGTCTGGAACAGCAGATCCAATCTGGACTTGTGGTACTTCCTGGTGGTCTTCACCGCTATGAAAATGTCTTTCAGCTCCAGAGGGTTCCTGGGCCGAGACCCTCCAGCCCCGTCACACCCCCAGTTCTGTGGAGGAAGTCCCCTCTGACCCTGTCTGAGAGTCTATATGCTTCCCAGCGCCCTGGGTGTCAGCTTGACGAGCTGTATACACCCAGTCCCCATCCACAGTCCTCTTGGTCTCTCTTGGTGTACTCTGCCCCATAGAGTCACCATCAATCCCATTACGCCCCACTGTCACTTTCCCCATATCTGTCTGGAGAGGAACCACCAGACGTCCAGGGTGCCGGGCAGGCTTGTTGTGGGCCCGGGGCCGGGGAAGGTCCCCCTGATGCTGTGAGGGCTGGAGGGTGGGGATGAGGAGCAACAGGGCACAGAGAGCTAGGGAGAACAGGAAGCAGAGCTTGCTGACACCCATTGAGGAAACATGCATCCTGATTGGCCACTGGAGGGGCCTGTCAGCCGCCAGCGCCAGCTTTGCTCCCCACACCGCCGTGTCCCATCTTTATGACCTCACACGGGAACCTGAAGAGACTTCGACACAcaacatcattatcatcatcaccctCACCACCCCCAAGCATTTAGACTGATGATTCATAAATATCGCCACCAGACAATTCACATTGACGACCCCCCCccctgtacactgctgctactcgatgtttgtttgttacctatgcgtagtcacttcgcccccacctacatgtacagattacctcaactagcctgtacccctgcacaccgactcggtactggtgccccagtatatagcctcgttattcttattcTGTTACTTTTTGTtatagcctacttggtaaatattttcttatttttgaactgcactgttggttaagggcttgtaagtaagcatttgacggtaaagtctacacttgttgtattcggcgcatatggCAAATGAAGGTTGATTTAATTTGATCATAAAATGACAGTGACACACTTGAGAACATAATCTAGCAGGAAACTGGCTCCTGCACTGGGTTTACTGTAGCCTGGGTGACTGACAGACCAGACTGTTTCTACGTAAAAGGATCAAGTTTTCGCTGTACAACTGTATAAATATTCTGTCCATCTCAAATGGCAGAAACTCTTTCTTCTGTCTGACGACTAACTTTTGCTGAATTGGCAAAGACAGACATGTAGAGTCTGGAAGTTCTCCTCTTGGCACATCATCACTCACGCCCTGCAATTTGTCAGTTTATAAGTGTCACATTAAATAGCAAGACTTACCTTCAGTGTGTGAGCAATTTCCTGTTTGCTGCTATTTTCAGAGGGAATGATACTTCAACTGGTAACAGATGTCTGTTGTAGGAAGCAGAGGGATGAAATCCAACCCTTTTTTCTTTACTAAAATTAGCCTCCTTAAAGAAATATGAGCTCTTAGCACATATAGATATGTGGATATAGCATGAAGGAGAAAAAATGGTTTATGAATTAGATATGAATCATTTACAGGATCGATGTAAATAAATAATCCTAATGCATAAAATAAATGTTAATCCCAAACTAGGCAAGTTATCTAAAACAGTCAAAAATAGAAATATTTTTTTTCCTCTGAAGATTATGCATCGTAAATCTGGCATTGTGGGGCACTGCCAATAGAAACAGGTCTGACTGCTGTGGGCTTGGTGATTTAAAAAACGTATGAATGCAAAAACAATGCGATTTAGCACCATTATCGGCTCTTAAAAAGTCCATTTAAAGTTTAAAAGGATGTTTAGGAGTGGTGTTGTGTCCATTTCGTGCATGTAGGCCGTCCTACGGTAAACAAGAGAGGCAAGAGTCTGTGGTCTAATAAATTATTTTGAATTAGGCTACATTATATGAACATGTAGCACTTCCTAATCGATCTTGTGGCAATAATGTACAATAACCCTAAGTATGCCGATTTACTTAAAACACGTATTCTGTGATGAAGAAAATAGCTACATTGTAGGCCTAATAACTTACTTACATGGAAAGAAAATAAACCACATGGCTGTGGATTTACATCTTGTacattttgaaaaacaaaacACCAGGGAACCCTGGTCAAAACACGTATTCTGTGATGAAGAAAATAATTGAATAATAACTTACTTACATGGAAAGAAAATAAACCAGGCTGTGGATTTACATCTGacattttgaaaaacaaaacACCAGGGAACTGGTCACCAATAAAATTAAAGCAGAATCTGACCAAAGAAGAGATAAATAAAGGTTTCGCTTTTAATCCTCTTCAACGATAGTCTCTTTTTTGTCTCATCGTCTTGATTTTGATTCGATCGGTCTCAAACTTTAACCATCGCTTTCAGCAGCTCGCTTATACGACCGCGATTCAAAGTAGCCAAGCTGTGCACTCCGCAAGTCAAATGCAAGTGAATTAAACAACATCATGTGTTTCCATTGCGATTATAAACGGCTTATGTTTCTCCGATTCCTCTCAAACCACCTACTATTAACTTCCTCTCCAAAATAAAATCATCCGAAACTGAGCGCCCTCTGGCTGGTGATGCTGACCTGGCCCTTgctacaatatgtaactttttgggagaATCGAACACattcacatagaaatatgagTTATAGATATTTCATTCATATTGAAAGCAAGTATACGAAGCGGTAGTTATGTTCTATGTGTGCTACTTCTATGCTTCCCATGCTGAAGTTTCGTTTTGCGTCTTTTACATTCGGTTTTACACGCCAGCTTCAAACAGATGGATATACAATATTATTGGTTATGGAAATATACATTCCACAGCGGTTTAGATCGTACACTGATTCCCTATCCAAagattgcttgttttgtcacaaactgaaattaggcgaagcGAACTATCAggatttttgcaaccaggaaatggcggatcGATTTCCGCATAATGAATCTGTCCCTGTGGCATAGAAGcctaggggtgtattcattacgccaATTATGTTGCAAAacttttcttaaacggaagcaaactgtTTGGACAAATGATTACACCCCAGGCTATAGCTAGGCTACCTATCAGTTTTCGACCATGTTTCATCTTTTTTCGTCTGCATCCGACACATCTGGAGCGGAGCAGACGTCGTTACGTAACGATCCCTGCTGTGAACCCATGCGCCGGATGTGATAGCCGCTGTTGATGCAGAACGACAGCAACGGGAAAAGATGCCTTTGCCTGTGCAAGTATTCAACTTTCAGGTAATTAATAATCGATTTTAATGCGTTTTTACCCAGCAACGGTGTGGCGGGGATGCACGTGGAGAAGGCTGTGCCCGTGTTTACTTTGGAGCGAGGAAAATTCGATAAGCACGAGAGCTTCCTTGCAATGATCAATTGAGTAGCTAGTTAGGGCCGCTAGCCGTACTGGCAAGCTAGGCTAACTTTCGCAAGTTCATATAGCTAAATATATAGCGTTATATTTCCATTCATTGTTATTCCATGCCAACTAAGTGTTAGAATGATCTACTCGTTTTTGAGAAAGGTGCCTATGCATTTCAGGAAGCTGTTCGCTGGTAATTTATGGCTTCAGTTCAGACACTTTTGACAGTCATGGGGtatttaactagctagctaagtcaGCTAGTAGTTTAGCAAGcccttttttaaatgtaaatatccAGTAGGATATGCGCGATCTGGCCACTGTGGGAGTGTAACGTTAGTGTATGACTATTGATTACCTTGTTAACCTGGTTGCAgactagggctgaccccatttagttgactggtcgattgtttggtcaataggctgttggtcgaccgtGATGTCTTTTAGTCAACTTGACTGTTGGTCGAGCAgcagcaaaacacacacacacacacacacacacacacacacacacacacacacacacacacacacacacacacacacacacacacacacacacacacacacacacacacacacacacacacacacacacacacacacacacacacacacacacacacacacacacacacacacacacacacacacacacacacacacgtgtatagtacaaataaagaaaaacgcgtgtgtgtgtatatatatatggtaccagtcaaaagtttggacacactctttccagggtttttctttatttgtactattattgtagaataatagtgaagacatcaaaactatgaaataacacacatggaatcatgtagtaaacaaaaaagttaaacaaatccaaatatattttatatttgacattcttcaaagtagccaccctttgcctttgacagctttgcccactcttgggattctctcaaccagcttcacctggaatgcttttccaacagtcttgaaggagtggctgctcttccttcactctgcagtccagggtagcctagttgttagagcgttggactagtaaccggaaggttgcaagttcaaacccccgagccaacaaggtacaaatctgttgttctgcccctgaacaggcagttaacccactgttcctaggccgttattgaaaataagaatttgttcttaactgacttgcctggttaaataaaggtaaataaaaaatataaaaaataaactcatcccaaaccatctcaattgggtgattgtggaggccaggtcatctgatacagcaatCCATCACGCTCCTTgatcagcctggaggtgtgttttgagtcagtcttgttgaaaaacaaatgatagtcccactaagcgcaaaccagatgggatggtgtattgctgcaaaatgctgtggtagccatgctggttaaatatgccttgaattttaaataaatcacagacgatgtcaccagcaaagcaccatcacacttcctcctccgtgcttcacggtgggaattaCACATGCggcgatcatccgttcacctattctgcgtctcacaaagacatggtggttggaaccaaaaatctcaaatttggactaatcagacaaaagtacagatttccacctgtctaatgtccattgcttgcgtTTCTTGCcacaaacaagtctcttcttcttattggtgtcctttagtagtggtcttGAATAATTAGCTTAAACAATAAACTGTTCCATTTTGGAAATTGCATTCATGAATGAATGCGACTGTTTTTTAGtctttgctgtaataaaggctttacaaAATAAATGTTACAACATACTCTCTGGTATGCTTATAATTTGTTTTGTTTACATTGTTCCAAACGGTCAGAAAAATGATATTGTAATCTACCTGCACCTGTTTGGAGCACCACATTGGAACACATAATATGTGCCTGCTCCTTACCTTGAATTTTGATCTCCAGTATTTTCCACAACTAGTAAAATTTATTCCACACATCTGACTTCTCCATTTACCTCATTAGCAACCAGTAAACACACCCCTGTTTCAAGTTTATCACGTCCTCTGCATCCATTTTGCTGTTCCGAGTTTGTTATAACCAATGTATTGATGTGATTCTGATGGGCTTTAGGTCAGGCCCTATTGGTCACATCCATGCAATGCTTACATGTGTCACGTAATGAGAGCAAAAGTTGAAGGAATagggaatgtttttcctaaacaaatgGGATTTCAGTAACAGAACTTTTCAGTCAAATGGCTGTAATTATGTTGCGGCTTCAGCAACACGGACAGCACGATAAACACTGATGGTGACTGCAGCAGGGAGGAAAGAGTGACAACAGGTGCTAGTTACACAGTCACTcgctttctttaaaaaaaaaaacagagcagCAAGTCTGAGCCCAGATGggcacaatcaaatcaattgctTATCGGACTCCCTCTAGGTCAACCAATATTTTGTTTAGCCGGGGACAGCCCTATTGCAGTCAGTATTCCCCTCGTTGATTGTTCCACACTGTTCAGTGTATGTCCTCTCTTCTTCAGGGGGGTTGTGGAGCCCATGCAGATAGATGCTGACCCACAAGAGGACCAGCACAATGTACCAGATGTCAACTATGTGGTGGAAAACCCCACACTGGTATGAATCTATTCCCCCTACTAATATTGTAAAAGCCCACTTGTTTCCTGTGGACTGGACTCCAATACAACACAAATTACACGTTTCTACTGAGATCAAATGAATCTATAGAATCGGTATGTGTAATATTAAGTGAAAAATCTCActcactgaggtgtgtgtgtgtctctgtctttctctctctaggacctGGAGCAGTATGCGTCCAGCTACAGTGGTCTGATGCGCATTGAGAGGCTGCAGTTCATAGCAGAGCACTGTCCCCAGCTCCGGGCAGAAGCCTTGAAGATGGCCCTGTCCTTCATCCACAGGACCTTCAACGTTGACGTGTACGAGGAGATCCACCGCAAACTCACAGAGGCCACCAGGTACGTGTAGATGTAGCTCGGGCCTAGCTTAGCCTGTTGTTGGAAAGTGTCTTCAGTTGTTTTCGTTGAGTGTTTGATTCATTTGAGGTATGTGTGTTCAGAGAGGTCCAGGTGGCTACAGATGCCGTTGTGGAGGGCGGGGCAGTCGATCCCCCTCCTCTAGACACAGCGTGGGCCGAGTCGACCAGGAAAAAAGCCCTGCTCAAACTGGAGAAACTGGACACTGACCTGAAGAACTACAAAGGCAACTCCATCAAAGAGAGCATCAGGTGGATTGGAGAAGCTACGATTGTTAGCACCAAGTAGATAATAAATCCGATTTGAATAATCCTCACCTCCAAGAGGATCGGCCTGAGTAAGGTGCTGGATTGATTTCTAAATATTGATCACTTAGAAGTAATCACTGAGTAGTTGACAAGTAGTACTAGTTTTTAATGTAAGGTAATTTGCAATGAAAAGTTGTAGAGTTCATTTGTAGATCAGTCATTCTGCATAGTGTTTTGTTCAGGCCAAAGGGGGAGAAACAGACATTTTCCTTTCCTGCCTATATTTGACATTTCAGTCATTTTGCATATGCTctaatccagagtgatttacaggagcaattagggttaagtgctacgttcaagtgcacatcgacagattttccacctagttggttactggcccaacgccctTAACGGCTAGGCTACCTTCCACCCCTCTGGTATTGACCCGAACCCTCTCCATGCTATTTATTTTCACTTCAGGCGGGGTCATGATGATCTTGGGGACCACTACTTGGACTGCGGTGACCTCAGCAATGCCCTCAAGTGCTACTCCAGAGCCCGAGACTACTGCACTAGCGCCAAGCATGTCATAAACATGTGTCTTAATGTTATTAAGGTATGTCACCATTATAGTTAGTGTTCAATGTTCTGATGTATTATTTTTTGTCCAGAGAGCAGGGGATATTTTTTTAAGGGCGCCAATAGAGACGGCAGCCGAGCTTCTAGCCCCAAGGCAATTTcttttacaagcatttcgctacacatttcgctgcaataacatctgctaacaactgtatgtgaccaataagattttatattcctctctctctcattctctctccctcactcgctTGAACTCTTGCTTTCTCTGTGATCTGATTAACTCCACTGACAAACACTAGAGGGCAGTCTTGAAATTTGTGTCCTGTAGGCTTTCTTACTGAAATGTGTGTTTTCATCTATCAGGTTAGTGTCTACCTCCAGAACTGGTCCCACGTCCTTAGTTATGTGAGCAAAGCTGAATCCACTCCAGAGATAGCAGAGGTAAGTTATTGGTTCCTCTGAGAGAAAAAGCTTAAGTCTTCTAAAAGACAAACCCAGAAGTGTTCTTCTTTACTGAAGGGATGTCTTCTTCTTTACTGAGGGAATATCTTTGTTCTTTTTGTTTCAGCAACGAGGGGAGAGAGATTGCCAGAGTCAGTCAGTCCTAACCAAATTAAAATGTGCTGCAGGTAATTCACTCTTTGTTGTGCTACAAAGAGATGTACAGAGCAAGGAGGGTTAGTGTATACTATTGAATAAGCTATATTCAGTGGATAGGACAAACATCCATTCCTCCTGCCAAAGCTCTTAGGCCTATGTGTGCACACAGTGCCTTATGCTCATGGCACAGGATATGTGATTTATGACATCATGCTTCTGACACGATCCTATTTAGAAATATTGTTAATTTAAAAGACGGTTTGTTTTTGTTTAATTTGATTAATTAACTTATTTGAAAGATTTACCATCCATGGGTGAGAACATACATGGCTCAAATGCAATGCTATTTCTGAAGAAGTGCAAATGTGATCGCCAAGATGGTTCCATGATGTTTATAAAACATGACATTTATAGCAGTATAATGGTGAGTGGATATTCCCCCGCTCTCTGTATATTGGCTCTTTATCCAGCTCCTGTGAAAAGTTTGGCTGTGCATAAAACCCTTCATAGTCTGCCTTTATGGTGTCAAAATACAGTTTCAGGCATTACCATCTTAAAACAAGTTAAATATTTATTAGAATTTGATTATAATTGTACACTGTCTTTTTTTAGGCCTAATCAATAGCCTAGTGAATTTAATCTTACTTATTGACTATGTTTGCCATGTCCAGACTACAATTTACAACAGGCCTAGCCCTTATATCAGTGTGAATGCAATTAGAACAATGTGGACTGCAAACATGTTAAAAATATTTAGCAAATATGGGGCAGGCTATTTAATGGACTAACATTTGAGTTGGAGTTGATAACAACGCAatacataaaagactgtaaatgcacaacttgaagcaaccacatatttagcCATGGAGCACTTTCTGATTGGCCACTGAGGGGCCAAACCTCGAcacacctacaacttgtttattcatcaaaacccagcaCTTTCACACTACCGCCAGCTTACCTGCCCAGAATTCCTGGTGGCAAAAATATCAAAAAgatttgggtatctgtacttcactatttacatttctgacaacttttactcttactttactacattcttaagtaaaataatgtacttttttctccatacattttccctgacaccccaaaatactcattacatttttttatgcTTAGCAGGATAGAAAAGTGTCCAAT is a genomic window containing:
- the LOC124038639 gene encoding COP9 signalosome complex subunit 1-like — encoded protein: MPLPVQVFNFQGVVEPMQIDADPQEDQHNVPDVNYVVENPTLDLEQYASSYSGLMRIERLQFIAEHCPQLRAEALKMALSFIHRTFNVDVYEEIHRKLTEATREVQVATDAVVEGGAVDPPPLDTAWAESTRKKALLKLEKLDTDLKNYKGNSIKESIRRGHDDLGDHYLDCGDLSNALKCYSRARDYCTSAKHVINMCLNVIKVSVYLQNWSHVLSYVSKAESTPEIAEQRGERDCQSQSVLTKLKCAAGLAELASRKYKQAAKCFLLASFDHCDFAELLSSSNVAVYGGMCALATFDRQELQKNVISSSSFKLFLELEPQVRDIIFKFYESKYASCLKMLDEIKDNLLLDMYLAPHVQTLYTLIRNRALIQYFSPYVSADMTKMSQSFNTTVLSLEDELTQLILEGLINARIDSHSKILYARDVDQRSHTFEKSIHMGKEFQRRAKAMILRAAVLRNQIHVKSPPREGSQGELNSANSQSRMSTNM